Proteins from one Gimesia maris genomic window:
- a CDS encoding rhodanese-like domain-containing protein — MHQITTTELRGKMQRNEKGILVNTLPQESFQKEHIPNSINIPQEQDDFVSQVEQAAGSKDQTVVVYCANEHCNSSTQAAQKLEAAGFTHVFDYEGGAESWREAGEQLVAGV; from the coding sequence ATGCATCAAATAACAACCACCGAGTTACGTGGAAAAATGCAACGCAATGAAAAAGGCATTTTGGTAAACACATTACCACAGGAATCGTTTCAGAAAGAACATATCCCGAATTCGATTAATATCCCCCAGGAACAAGACGATTTTGTTTCGCAAGTTGAACAGGCAGCGGGCAGTAAAGATCAGACCGTGGTCGTGTATTGCGCGAATGAACATTGTAATTCCTCCACGCAGGCTGCTCAGAAGCTGGAAGCAGCTGGATTCACGCATGTATTTGACTATGAAGGTGGAGCAGAGTCATGGCGTGAAGCGGGCGAGCAGCTTGTCGCGGGTGTATAG
- a CDS encoding carboxypeptidase regulatory-like domain-containing protein produces MKTTILPTASHSLRHSLVISGCALLFLLELSGCSRTPGAEKPRGSVTIQITNGTEPVTEGQVDLVNEQTGEGGGGALNSEGTASLEQVALGSYTVTVNPPPQEPVIPGQAPPEVKSYENIPSKVRQIKTSPFKLEVKSGANEFAFDLKQAD; encoded by the coding sequence ATGAAAACGACGATCCTCCCAACTGCCTCACACTCCCTCCGCCACTCACTGGTCATCAGCGGTTGTGCGCTGCTCTTCCTGCTGGAACTGTCCGGCTGCAGCAGGACACCTGGAGCTGAAAAACCCCGCGGTTCGGTGACCATCCAGATCACGAATGGAACTGAGCCGGTCACAGAAGGCCAGGTTGACCTGGTCAATGAACAGACTGGTGAAGGGGGTGGCGGTGCATTAAACAGTGAGGGGACCGCCAGCCTGGAACAGGTTGCTCTCGGATCTTACACCGTGACCGTGAATCCGCCTCCTCAGGAACCGGTTATCCCCGGGCAGGCCCCGCCCGAAGTGAAAAGCTACGAAAACATTCCTTCAAAGGTACGACAGATAAAGACCAGTCCGTTTAAGCTGGAGGTCAAATCCGGTGCCAACGAGTTCGCCTTTGACCTCAAACAGGCGGACTAA
- a CDS encoding DUF1559 domain-containing protein translates to MLNHKPRKRGFTLIELLVVIAIIAILIALLLPAVQQAREAARRSTCKNNMKQLGLAMHNYNEIYTSLPIGTQTGSYPNWRVAILPYIDQANVYAQLTRADGYWAHSGFPGNTVLYSVRLPVYKCPSNPNGMTNTTDFSLSDSNSDASLQSMIIDYVGISGATPDPAGRTNVCTGDVLASSSSNCNTGMLIPYVSRRFRDCTDGTSNTIILAEQSGLVNGTQKSANALGAWHGWANASLSTWNAGTTLPMASGGYYYAAGTTTVRYPPNAYWKSGAPTQGASAYSANTILNSHHVGGVHAVLTDGSVRFLSENIDMETLRQLCVRDDGKVVGEY, encoded by the coding sequence ATGTTGAATCACAAACCCCGAAAGCGCGGCTTTACGCTCATTGAATTACTGGTGGTCATTGCCATTATCGCCATTCTCATCGCGCTGCTGTTGCCTGCCGTGCAACAGGCACGTGAAGCAGCCAGACGTTCCACCTGCAAAAACAATATGAAGCAGTTGGGACTGGCCATGCACAACTACAATGAAATTTACACCTCATTACCCATTGGCACTCAAACGGGATCCTATCCCAACTGGCGGGTCGCGATTCTGCCTTACATCGATCAGGCCAATGTATATGCGCAATTAACGAGAGCCGATGGCTACTGGGCACATTCAGGATTTCCCGGTAACACAGTGCTGTATTCGGTCAGGTTACCCGTCTACAAATGCCCTTCGAATCCCAATGGTATGACAAACACCACAGATTTCAGTCTGTCTGACAGTAATTCCGATGCCAGCCTGCAGAGTATGATCATTGATTATGTCGGAATTTCCGGCGCCACTCCGGATCCGGCAGGTCGTACCAATGTCTGTACCGGTGATGTACTGGCCAGCAGTTCCAGCAACTGTAACACCGGCATGTTGATTCCCTATGTCAGCAGACGTTTTCGTGACTGTACTGACGGAACTTCCAACACCATCATCCTGGCAGAACAGTCCGGTCTGGTGAATGGAACTCAAAAAAGCGCGAACGCACTGGGAGCCTGGCACGGCTGGGCGAACGCCAGCCTGTCAACCTGGAACGCCGGCACCACTCTGCCAATGGCTTCAGGTGGGTACTACTATGCAGCGGGAACTACTACGGTCCGTTACCCCCCCAATGCTTACTGGAAATCTGGTGCACCTACCCAGGGCGCCAGTGCCTATTCGGCAAATACCATCCTCAACTCTCATCATGTAGGCGGAGTCCATGCCGTCCTGACTGACGGTTCCGTGCGATTTCTTTCCGAGAACATCGATATGGAAACTCTCAGACAGCTCTGCGTACGTGATGATGGAAAAGTAGTCGGCGAGTATTAA
- a CDS encoding pyridoxamine 5'-phosphate oxidase family protein, translating into MDQKVSDSGERQKSIEALREMIRDIHIAMLTTRSEDGGLRSRPMITAKHEFEGQLWFFTHADDPKVSEIVKQSAVNLAYADAERDRYISITGQAELVRDSQKIELLWTEELEQWFPQGFADPNLALICVNVSEAEYWDANQSQLRGLFQELFFETEQELKHDKLKWDEAAL; encoded by the coding sequence ATGGACCAGAAAGTAAGTGATTCAGGAGAGCGGCAGAAATCGATCGAGGCGCTGCGTGAGATGATTCGTGATATCCATATTGCGATGCTGACGACCCGGTCGGAGGACGGTGGCTTAAGGAGCCGCCCTATGATTACGGCAAAACATGAGTTTGAAGGACAGCTCTGGTTCTTTACGCACGCAGACGATCCGAAAGTCAGCGAAATCGTAAAGCAAAGCGCAGTCAATCTGGCGTATGCAGATGCGGAGCGAGATCGTTATATCTCGATCACCGGTCAGGCAGAGCTGGTGCGCGACAGTCAGAAAATTGAGTTACTCTGGACAGAGGAGCTGGAGCAGTGGTTTCCCCAGGGCTTTGCAGATCCCAACCTGGCACTGATCTGCGTCAATGTCTCTGAAGCGGAGTATTGGGATGCCAACCAGAGCCAGCTCAGGGGCCTCTTCCAGGAACTCTTTTTTGAAACAGAGCAGGAACTCAAACATGATAAACTGAAGTGGGACGAGGCTGCATTATAA
- a CDS encoding Lon protease family protein, translating into MTEQTEYRELTSKEVTLKLDPKSFGFKSTQELEPLTEIVAQPRVVRALELGTGIRHPNYHIYLSGLIGTGRNELITHALRERILDDSIPDDWIYVNNFEEPDCPLAISLPAGQGIQFRSEMEALIEQLQESLPKAFKEEDFGKEKEKLRQIYRKRGEEVFDKLQKLAGQHELTVQQMPNGEILFIPLKDNRPMTQQEIEQLSPEEMQELESHQDELVGMAGRVLQEQREIQRQLSGDVREVARRFAVQIVEPLINEIQQKFTIPRLKDWLSHFKTHVINHLNLFRDLSDMPPQAATMLAGEGGIDPEQRFLDYRVNVVVDNSHLKEPPIIVEDAPNYRNLFGTIERVVDRAGRVITNFSRIKAGSLLKANGGYLILNLMDALIEPFVWKELKRTLKNQSLEIQVQDQFSMFTLSALQPESIPLKVRLVAFGEPLIYHLLYLHDEDFREIFRVKADFDDEQDRDQETGLIYGRLIRQLSEQEGLLPFNAAAVAELIRVGSRLASHQNKVTSIFSHIGDVAREASFWASREKKKVVQPDYVRQAIQERIFRSDMVAEKIRGLIADGTLLIQLEGTRIGQINGLAVADLGDYTFGRPSRLTASVGVGTAGIINIERESRMSGSTYDKAMLILEGLLRNLYAGEQPLTLSASIAMEQSYGGIDGDSASVAELLCLLSALAEVPLRQDIAVTGSINQFGEVQAIGGVNEKIEGFYDVCHAYGLTGTQGVCIPDANVQNLVLRDDVVQAIQQGTFHVWAVSTLNQAIELFTGIPAGDGSEKNSFHRQVLDRLTEITELLLEQKMTDTGRLLWIPGTPLDLPSDPRPPLPGQ; encoded by the coding sequence ATGACCGAACAGACGGAATACCGTGAGCTGACCTCTAAAGAAGTAACTTTAAAACTGGATCCGAAATCGTTCGGTTTTAAATCCACGCAGGAACTGGAGCCACTGACAGAAATTGTCGCACAGCCTCGCGTTGTCAGAGCGCTGGAACTGGGCACTGGTATCAGGCATCCGAATTATCATATCTATCTTTCCGGGCTGATCGGCACCGGTCGGAATGAACTCATCACTCATGCGCTCCGCGAACGGATTCTGGATGATTCCATTCCGGATGACTGGATCTATGTCAATAATTTTGAAGAGCCCGATTGCCCGCTGGCCATCAGTCTGCCCGCCGGTCAGGGAATTCAGTTCCGCTCGGAAATGGAAGCACTGATCGAGCAATTGCAGGAATCTCTGCCGAAGGCGTTCAAAGAAGAAGACTTTGGGAAAGAAAAAGAGAAACTGCGGCAGATCTACCGCAAGCGTGGCGAAGAAGTGTTCGACAAACTTCAGAAACTGGCCGGTCAGCATGAATTGACCGTGCAGCAGATGCCCAATGGCGAGATCCTGTTTATTCCGCTTAAAGATAATCGTCCGATGACACAACAGGAAATCGAGCAACTGTCACCGGAAGAAATGCAGGAACTGGAAAGCCACCAGGACGAACTCGTAGGCATGGCAGGGCGCGTCCTGCAGGAACAGCGGGAAATTCAGCGTCAGCTCTCCGGTGATGTCAGGGAAGTCGCCCGCCGTTTCGCCGTCCAGATTGTTGAACCACTGATCAATGAAATTCAGCAGAAGTTCACAATCCCCAGGCTCAAAGACTGGCTCTCGCATTTCAAAACCCATGTGATCAATCATTTGAATCTGTTCCGTGATCTATCGGATATGCCCCCGCAGGCCGCAACGATGCTCGCAGGTGAAGGTGGAATCGATCCCGAACAGCGATTTCTGGACTATCGCGTGAATGTCGTGGTCGACAACAGCCATTTAAAAGAACCCCCGATCATTGTGGAAGATGCACCCAACTATCGCAATCTGTTTGGGACGATTGAACGGGTTGTCGATCGGGCCGGACGGGTCATAACCAATTTTTCACGCATTAAAGCGGGCAGCCTGCTGAAAGCCAACGGGGGCTATCTGATTCTCAACCTGATGGATGCGTTGATCGAGCCGTTCGTCTGGAAAGAACTGAAACGGACCCTCAAAAATCAGTCACTGGAAATTCAGGTCCAGGACCAGTTTTCCATGTTTACCCTCTCGGCACTGCAGCCGGAATCAATTCCTCTCAAAGTCCGTCTGGTCGCGTTCGGAGAACCTTTGATCTATCACCTGTTGTATCTGCATGATGAAGATTTTCGCGAAATCTTCCGCGTGAAAGCAGACTTCGATGACGAGCAGGATCGGGATCAGGAGACCGGGCTGATTTATGGGCGCCTGATACGCCAGTTGTCGGAGCAAGAGGGGCTGCTGCCCTTCAATGCAGCCGCGGTCGCAGAACTGATTCGCGTTGGATCACGACTGGCCAGTCATCAGAATAAAGTCACCTCCATCTTCAGTCATATCGGAGACGTCGCCCGCGAAGCCAGCTTCTGGGCCAGCAGAGAAAAAAAGAAAGTGGTCCAACCAGATTACGTACGCCAGGCCATACAGGAACGCATCTTTCGTTCCGACATGGTCGCCGAAAAAATACGAGGCCTGATCGCAGACGGCACACTGCTGATCCAGCTGGAAGGAACCCGGATCGGCCAGATTAACGGGCTGGCAGTTGCTGATCTGGGTGACTATACCTTCGGACGCCCTTCCCGACTGACTGCCAGTGTAGGTGTTGGCACGGCGGGAATTATCAATATCGAACGAGAAAGCCGCATGAGTGGCAGCACCTACGACAAAGCCATGCTGATTCTGGAGGGGCTGTTACGCAATTTATACGCGGGCGAACAGCCGTTGACGCTCTCTGCCAGCATCGCCATGGAACAGAGCTATGGCGGCATTGATGGTGACAGCGCCTCCGTCGCGGAATTGCTCTGCCTGCTCAGCGCCCTTGCCGAAGTGCCGCTGCGTCAGGATATTGCTGTTACAGGATCAATCAATCAATTTGGAGAAGTTCAGGCCATCGGTGGTGTGAATGAAAAAATAGAAGGCTTTTACGATGTCTGTCACGCTTATGGCTTAACGGGCACACAAGGCGTCTGTATCCCTGACGCCAATGTTCAGAACCTCGTGCTGCGCGACGACGTCGTACAGGCAATTCAGCAGGGAACGTTTCATGTCTGGGCCGTTTCAACTCTTAACCAGGCCATTGAACTGTTTACCGGAATTCCCGCGGGAGACGGTTCTGAGAAAAACAGTTTTCACAGGCAGGTGCTGGATCGGCTTACCGAAATCACTGAACTCCTGCTGGAACAGAAAATGACGGATACAGGACGTCTGCTCTGGATTCCCGGCACCCCACTCGATCTCCCCTCAGATCCACGCCCTCCTTTGCCAGGTCAGTAA
- a CDS encoding sodium:calcium antiporter produces MSLLDLSQNSIWLNLLLFTLFAAGVWYAGSKLSLYVDLIADRTGIGQAFAGALLLGGATSLPELATTISASASGAAELAGNNLLGGVALQIAVLAGMDIVCLRNRPLTFFSPKAALLLQGVFLILMLSLVIMILMTGELITLAGVGLWSMMLVVIYGFGLWSFHRYEGDPRWKPAGELEEPPESNRDLKDAHQAEYQSVSTGALVLWFSLSACGVLFSGYLVARTGEVLSEQTGLGQSLIGATLVALATSLPEVSTTWSAIRFGAYSMAVANILGTNVLEVVLFLPADIAYRDGSLIDAMDPSASFLAALGIVLTSIYLWGILERRDRTILGMGYDSALVLLFYFGGMGLYYSLSL; encoded by the coding sequence ATGTCATTACTTGATCTCTCACAAAATTCGATCTGGCTGAATCTGTTACTCTTTACCCTGTTTGCGGCGGGTGTCTGGTACGCGGGGTCAAAATTGAGTCTCTACGTGGATCTGATTGCCGATCGAACCGGAATTGGTCAAGCGTTTGCAGGTGCACTGCTGCTGGGGGGAGCGACCAGTCTGCCGGAACTGGCAACGACCATTTCCGCCAGTGCATCCGGCGCAGCTGAGTTGGCGGGCAACAACCTGCTGGGGGGAGTCGCTTTGCAGATCGCGGTGCTCGCCGGTATGGATATCGTCTGTCTGCGAAACCGACCGTTGACTTTTTTTTCGCCTAAAGCAGCGTTGTTGCTGCAGGGGGTTTTTCTGATCCTGATGCTGAGCCTGGTCATCATGATTCTGATGACAGGAGAATTAATCACACTGGCAGGGGTCGGGCTGTGGTCGATGATGCTGGTTGTGATCTATGGCTTCGGGCTCTGGTCATTTCATCGGTATGAAGGGGATCCCCGCTGGAAACCAGCGGGGGAACTGGAAGAACCCCCGGAGTCCAATCGGGATCTCAAAGACGCACATCAGGCAGAATACCAGTCGGTATCGACGGGTGCCCTGGTTCTCTGGTTTTCTCTGTCAGCGTGTGGAGTTCTGTTTTCAGGCTATCTGGTGGCGCGAACCGGAGAAGTGTTGTCAGAGCAGACGGGGCTGGGACAGAGCCTGATTGGAGCCACACTGGTGGCATTAGCGACGAGTCTGCCTGAAGTGAGTACGACCTGGTCTGCCATTCGCTTTGGCGCCTACAGTATGGCGGTTGCAAATATTCTGGGAACGAATGTGCTGGAAGTGGTACTCTTCCTGCCAGCGGATATTGCCTATCGTGATGGTTCTCTTATCGATGCCATGGATCCCTCTGCCAGTTTCCTGGCTGCGCTCGGGATCGTACTGACCAGTATTTATCTCTGGGGGATTCTGGAACGCCGCGATCGCACGATTCTGGGAATGGGATATGATTCAGCCCTGGTGCTGTTGTTTTACTTTGGGGGAATGGGTTTGTATTACTCGTTATCACTCTGA
- a CDS encoding SPW repeat domain-containing protein: MWSRVVEIMLGCWLAISPFVFGHAESQTMLWFMDWLCALLIISFALLSYWQPLRHIHLATAFLAILMICYGRFASPEQVIPALQNYILTGLLLLMFALIPNYASQPPQVWYRESHN; this comes from the coding sequence ATGTGGTCGCGCGTTGTGGAAATCATGCTGGGTTGCTGGCTGGCGATCAGTCCGTTTGTTTTCGGACATGCTGAGTCACAAACCATGCTCTGGTTTATGGACTGGCTCTGCGCATTGTTGATCATTTCGTTTGCGCTGCTTTCTTACTGGCAGCCTTTGCGACACATCCATCTGGCAACCGCTTTTCTGGCGATTTTGATGATCTGTTACGGGCGTTTTGCCAGTCCCGAACAGGTGATTCCGGCACTGCAGAACTACATTCTGACCGGGCTGTTGCTGCTGATGTTCGCACTGATTCCTAATTATGCCAGCCAGCCGCCACAAGTATGGTATCGCGAGTCGCACAACTGA
- a CDS encoding Hsp20/alpha crystallin family protein translates to MSQLPWKPIRLRNLEQQIDQAFDELIHGQWGLCPPSGNWQPEIDIFETPDFYLVEADVPGVDPDEIHVTVEEHSLTISGWRRSGCVEKSAQGICIERRQGSFLRRIPLEQPVDPYHVKRENQAGILRLQIPKQKLSPPV, encoded by the coding sequence ATGTCGCAATTACCGTGGAAACCGATACGCCTGCGAAATCTCGAACAGCAGATTGATCAGGCATTTGATGAACTCATTCATGGTCAGTGGGGGTTATGTCCCCCCAGCGGAAACTGGCAACCCGAAATTGATATTTTCGAAACGCCCGATTTTTACCTGGTGGAAGCCGATGTCCCTGGCGTTGATCCGGATGAGATCCATGTCACAGTGGAGGAGCATTCTCTGACTATTTCCGGCTGGCGACGATCCGGCTGCGTGGAGAAATCGGCCCAGGGAATCTGCATCGAACGTCGGCAGGGAAGCTTTCTTCGCCGTATCCCCCTCGAACAGCCTGTCGACCCCTATCATGTCAAACGGGAAAATCAGGCCGGCATCCTGCGTTTGCAAATCCCCAAACAGAAACTCAGCCCCCCTGTTTAA
- a CDS encoding Glu/Leu/Phe/Val family dehydrogenase produces the protein MESAISPFLHQALDRLGVSDEMRHLMITPYREVKFGLPLVCHEGGLKLYTGFRVQHNHSRGPFKGGLRFHPDVDLAHFRDLASVMTWKCALVDIPFGGAKGGINCNPHELNSSELEVLTKRFVDRLDEMLGPDRDIPAPDMGTSPREMAWIMEAHSKDHGYEPGIVTGKPIQLGGSPGRLAATGRGVALVTCWACEKLGIEVQGARIAIQGFGNVGSHAAKFLHDFGAKVVAISNRQSGFYQGHGLDIPGIIKSRNESDDDLTLQQIDFSAEEISNEELLALDVDILIPAAVEATIHQDNVDQLRTRLIVEAANLPVTAEADATLQERGIPVIPDLLANAGGVIVSYLEWVQNRQRYSWKESEVNNKLESTLHNAWKQLTESAESTGSSRREAAYTIGTRRVKEAIELRGF, from the coding sequence ATGGAATCAGCTATCAGCCCGTTTCTACACCAGGCCCTGGACCGCCTGGGAGTCAGTGATGAAATGCGGCACCTGATGATCACCCCTTATCGCGAGGTCAAATTTGGACTGCCCCTGGTCTGTCATGAAGGAGGCTTGAAACTCTACACCGGTTTTCGCGTACAGCATAATCACAGTCGCGGACCTTTTAAGGGGGGACTGCGATTTCACCCGGATGTCGACCTGGCTCACTTTCGAGATCTGGCTTCTGTGATGACCTGGAAGTGTGCGCTGGTTGATATTCCCTTCGGCGGTGCCAAAGGAGGAATCAATTGCAACCCTCATGAGTTGAACAGTTCTGAGCTGGAAGTTCTTACCAAACGGTTTGTGGATCGATTAGATGAAATGCTGGGGCCAGATCGGGATATCCCTGCCCCTGATATGGGAACCAGTCCCCGGGAAATGGCCTGGATCATGGAAGCCCATTCTAAGGATCATGGTTACGAGCCAGGAATTGTCACCGGAAAACCAATCCAGTTGGGAGGCTCCCCCGGTCGACTGGCAGCAACCGGACGGGGAGTCGCGTTGGTGACCTGCTGGGCCTGTGAAAAGCTGGGGATCGAAGTGCAGGGCGCTCGTATCGCCATTCAGGGTTTTGGCAATGTAGGCAGCCATGCTGCGAAATTTCTACATGACTTCGGTGCAAAAGTGGTCGCCATCAGTAATCGACAAAGTGGCTTCTACCAGGGTCACGGACTGGATATCCCCGGTATCATCAAATCGAGAAATGAATCTGACGACGATCTTACACTACAGCAGATCGACTTCTCTGCCGAAGAAATTTCTAACGAAGAACTCCTCGCCCTGGACGTTGATATTCTGATTCCCGCTGCTGTCGAAGCAACCATCCATCAGGACAATGTCGATCAACTTCGCACTCGATTGATAGTAGAAGCAGCCAATCTCCCCGTCACGGCTGAAGCCGACGCCACCCTGCAGGAACGAGGCATCCCTGTCATTCCGGATCTGCTGGCGAATGCGGGGGGAGTGATCGTCTCTTATCTGGAGTGGGTTCAGAATCGACAGCGCTACAGTTGGAAAGAAAGCGAAGTGAATAACAAACTGGAATCAACGTTGCACAATGCCTGGAAACAGTTGACTGAATCAGCGGAGTCCACGGGCAGCAGCAGACGGGAAGCGGCCTACACGATCGGCACGCGACGCGTTAAAGAAGCGATTGAACTGCGCGGATTTTGA